One Glycine max cultivar Williams 82 chromosome 1, Glycine_max_v4.0, whole genome shotgun sequence genomic window, TTTTGAACATAAAATAAGCTAATCCAAATGCCAATGAGGGTTAGTTCAATTGGTAGGCTGATGGCGATAGCACTGGCAAAAAAGGTGTTTAGGTTCTATAAGGTCTAGAGTTTGACTCTTGTTGAAATATGTGCTTGAATATCTGTGTTGAAATATCTAATCTACATTGGTGACGAGGTTAATTGGTAGGAACGAATAGCCTGGTAAAAATATACTGATTCTTGTTTGTGATCCCTCAATGGTAGGCATTCACCAATCGTGGTGCTCTCTGCTTGGTTGTGGAATGTGGAATAAACAAGCTATCCATCTCCTTAAGTTTTAATTTGctggaatttttatttttttttgataagTTAGAATGGATAGTTGTGAACATTTTGTggttatatattaattactataaaatGAGCTGAATGTGAGATATCCAATCAatattatctttgttttttgaaGGTTTTGCAATAAAATACAAATcccttgatgtaaatatttcattaattgaTGTGTCTgttctttgatttaattttggTTGGTTGTTGTATGATGTTTCTGTTTTCTTACTGATTTAGTTATCATGAGAAGTGGTGGGTGGTACTATAAGGATCGGCTGGGTCGCACTCGAGGACCGTTAGAATTGATTACGCTTAAAACTGCATGGGGTGCTGGGATTATTGATAAGAACACTTTCATTTGGGGTGAGGATATGGACGAATGGGCGCCCATCCATATGATTTATGGAATGGAGCGTGCAATCGCCACTTGGGAAGGTCTGTTGAGTTtcatcctttttctttctctaataTTTATACTTTGATAATTTATTGTTTAGATCTGAGCAGAGTCTATGATGAAAGTTATAAACTTACAACATTTACGTATGTATTTTGACCATTTTGGCACCGTTCTTTAtgatgattgatgaatatagAGTTAAAAAGTAGAGTGTGTAACATTATTTCCTGCAAAATAAAGTATGTGAACCTCTCATAATAAATCAATGTGTATGTCTTCTTACTTGGTATTTTGTTGGGGGATTCTTTCCACTTAGTTCAAATAAAGCAATGTGTTGAAAGCATATTCATGTGCATAAGTTTCCATACATTCTTAAATGAACCTCAGTAAAACTTTTCACTTTCCGTATTAAAGAATACATAATATGAATCCAAGCTGGCAGGCCCCTatgtttttgtatttgattAAAACTGATTCTTGGTTATGCAATCCTTTTAGTTAGACTTGCTGCTTCCGCAACAGCATTGCTTCACAAACTACAGAAAGGTATACCACCGTGGGTTCCTTTGAAGGGATTTGAAAAGAAGACTTATAAGCAACTTCAAGAAGAGGCTATAGAAAGCAAGAGACGTGATTTAGCAGTATTGGAAGCTAATGATGGTCTTTGGCCTGGAGCTAAAATTCCAAGTCATGCCCTATTTCTTTGGGCTAGTGGCTCTGAACTGACCACTATATTGGAACAGGATCACATGCCCAACAAATACATTCCCAAATATCTTAGGTATGTATACACTGGGACTGTTACTAGAATAGCAGCGAATTGTGATTGCTTTACTATATTCAGCAATTTGTTATGATTCCCCCCTcagttcatttatttatttactttgggTTGGGGTGGATGGCTGTGTGAGACAGAAAGAAGTTGGCTGAAATTATTCCAGGGTTGAGGCCATGGGAAGTTCTGAGCATAGAACAAGCAATGGATCGATTAACATTTAACGGGGAATGGTACCGTGAACCACTTGGTTCATTCACCACTGGTCCCCCATACCTTGAGCACTGGAATAGAGATGTTATGGTATGCCTTTTAATCAAAGCATTTTGGATTCATTTATTGCAtatattgaagttttttttctgttttttctttaatttcttcttttcttttatatggCTATACTTATGATCTGCCTTACCAATtacaacttttcttttttatttctctcctcgGTAAAgagtaaatttatatttgtataactTTCCCTTCCCTTGCCATCATTACTAGGAAGGTTGTTTATCTCCAGGCATACAGACTTAGCACTAGTCTCTTTTCTCCTAGCATGAGTAAATATCCAAACAACAGGAAGTCAGCTGTTAACTACTTCTCTCCGATGTCCCAATTCCCTTTCTATAGAAGCCTTTCCTTCCCCAACAAGATCTAAAACATGATGATGATACTGTCCAATTTCTGTTAATGGTTTCCTTTTATGTAAACAAATAGATTTTCAGATGATGTGTTGCATGTGCATGAGATTTTTGCAAATACCCTAAACAGTAAACACACTGCTGGAGTGCTAGTACACAAGGAAAGGGAGAACAAATCTTTCATTTCTAGTAAATGTTCTctaatttgatgattttttaaaataaagaaataaaatgatatattactAGCTTAAACTTAATGTgttaataacttaatattatgtttatttttataaacatgatatctcttaatttaaaaacaaaatattcccCCTCCCCCTTTTCCTCCAAAACATATCCTTAGAGTGCCTGTACAACTACAATCTAGCTCTTGCCATAACTTGCTTTGTAAGGTCTTATGGAACATGAATTTTCATTTTCCCTAACTGTTTGCAGAGGTTGTATAAGATATTTGATGATCTTAACACCGAGTTGTACGAACATATGGAGAATTCAATTGCTGGCTTTGATAAAATTATGGAGAAGATCAGGGATGATTTTATTGCGAGAACTGATAAAATGTTGGAGAAGAAAgacaaagagaaaagagaagctCGGAAGAAAGCTGGGTTGCCTGAGTATCAATGGCCCGAAAAACCATATGTTCCTTAGTTTCATTTCTTGCATGATTTCTGCAGATCATATGGTAAGACTCTATTTTGAGTGAgcagattaaaaaatttaaatttaattactttgaACTGACTAATGTATCATCAGTTgtcaaaaacaatttatttagtcGCATTTGACTAAAATGGTAAAAACGTAATTTAGGGGGGGTGGGGTGAGGGTAAGGTTTTTCTTCCACCAGTTATTTGAGCTACATAGTTGACATATTATCGATGTATAAACATGCTTCCAGTTCCAGGAGTGCTAATAACACGTTCTCAACTATTAATATTTGTTGCAAACTTCAGAATCATGAGTGAGATTCATTAAAAAAGGAGCAAgtgtgattttcaataaatgtCAGATTATAGTAAGGAGTGCATTAGAGAGCATATTGCTAGCATTTCTAGACACATTAATTTGGTTACTGTCATGTGAGATTCATTAGTTTGTTGCCTTTGGTAATTGCATATATCTAGTTGGTTCATCTTTTTGTGCATTACcttattttttatggaaaaaataaaaaataaaaatccagaTATTTTAATCTAGATGGGCTTTCAACATCTTAGCTTTCATGCAATGAGTCATGTTGTCGCAAGGTTGGTTCTGGTAGTTACATCTCTAATAGGTTCTCAAATATTTGTATTCAGCCAATATCTGATTGATTCATTAAACACAATTGCAACAGGATCTTTTGCATTACAGGGCAAGGTTGTTAGATGGTGAGAAGTGTAGCGAGGCTGATCCATTTATTAAGATTGCAATCTGGGATTGGCTATAGCAATTTTTGTCTTTCTTGGAGTTGGTTCGAACGTCTCTATTGTTAAATATTGGCATCTaatgaatgaaaatattttttagcctCTTATCTGTTCTTTGCTTTTCGAGGAGGTGTCTTGCACAACCCCAACCTTTGACAGCTTGATTAATGGTGTGTTTGGTTCCACTTAGGGAACCAAAATTCACCGGAAAAACTTGAAAACGTTGTCATGATCCAATGTAGCTTTGGACACTGTTTGGACGCACTTATTTTTTAACTCACCGCTGAAACAAACATACACTAAGCCGTTGGTAACCACTTGAATGAAGCTTAGGGCACGGTGAAGTTAATTCCCAGGCATTTGTGATTTGTTGGCAAAACCAAATTGTTTCGGTTCTTCCATATGAGTCACATGGTGATGGCAAAAAGAATATTGCAACATTCATTTAGCCTTATTTTTGTACTTGTGTTTCGTATTAGCTTGCAACCATCTGGTCAACCCCATCTTATAATGTTTCACTGTATTTAAAAGGTAGAAATAAAATAGCAGGAGAAAAGTAAATAGAATATAAGTTACTAAGTaaataaaaagatgaaataaTAGAATCTAGAACTCGAAAAATGATGAGAATTATAAGTTGATATAATCTATTGCTAATTGATAATAAGTTTGATATTTCACTTCAAACGAATATCAAGATGAAGGACAAGAGGAAAGTCATGATTAGACAGCTATGGAAATTATTTGGATtgcataattagaaaaaaagtttataaagaTAATTATAGCAATAATTATACTGATAACTTGTAACAATAACTACATTGAGAATATATTTCTTTAGAAATGATTTAAGAAAGCTAAATACTCAACCATCTAATTTATGATACTTCAAAGTTTAAACACCGATGAGAAACTGCCATTGGGCCTAGTTGATACAAATGCCTTTGGTCTGAGCAGATTTTTAACATGGATGTCTACAATGAagtcaaaattgaaattataattaggggtgggaataggtcagGTCAGGCTTTAAAAGGCCTGAGTCTAGTCTACGATGAATCTTTGAAGCCTGAGCCTGACCTATAGTctatcaaaggcttttattttggctcagcctagcctttttaaaagtttgGTCTGGtttttaaaagtcttcttcacaataaatatttaatattttatggagtaggaacgtaataggaaagttaaagaaaaaagaaaatcaatcaaaataatgaggaatataaaatggcacatgactcacacctaaattgtaattaaagtcgttgattataggaatagaagttatggaacaataatgtgtaatcaaagtctaatagtttcaaaaaaattaattgtatccaaaaaataatattatatattggtacccaaaaaataatatatatatatatatatatatatatatatatatatatatatatatatatgccggTCTATCAGacttataagactttttaataagtctaagcatggtctatttaatttaataggcttttaaaaaagcctgagcctatcattttaattaaatagaaaaagtcTGAGCCtaccattttaattaaatagggcAGTTCAGACCAGACTTTATGTAGGTCAGGTCATAGGTCCCTGTAAGCCGGTCTGACCTATTCTCATCCCTAAGTATAATAGAACACCAAACTATCACTAGGTTTGCTATtcagtaaataataataataataataataataataataataataataataataatataaaaaaattgaatgtttaaataataaatgttgctTATTGAAGTCATGACATGACtgtaatgaaataataatttatgagatGTTGTCAAGTGATATTAGCCTATgggacaaaataaaaat contains:
- the LOC100801248 gene encoding protein TIC 56, chloroplastic, with protein sequence MASINFNPFGGNWFSKPPNPLPLPSLPNTLTDAPSLPPNFAAISLPNPFRRRPKPKSAEPTEPGPYEQLARQVLWECETLPDHRHTPEVDKILADNDAAFGGDDDSVFVRREDATDEEVRENAELVERLRSSPVVQFMARAEEILDKMNEMELKENERPYHKEDWEVWKNVPNVIGLDGRPMPRKAQKTREEADDKFWDFARQFFFGLWNFRQRPYPPGKPIDAAQSIGYKNLERRYYDFIMRSGGWYYKDRLGRTRGPLELITLKTAWGAGIIDKNTFIWGEDMDEWAPIHMIYGMERAIATWEVRLAASATALLHKLQKGIPPWVPLKGFEKKTYKQLQEEAIESKRRDLAVLEANDGLWPGAKIPSHALFLWASGSELTTILEQDHMPNKYIPKYLRKKLAEIIPGLRPWEVLSIEQAMDRLTFNGEWYREPLGSFTTGPPYLEHWNRDVMRLYKIFDDLNTELYEHMENSIAGFDKIMEKIRDDFIARTDKMLEKKDKEKREARKKAGLPEYQWPEKPYVP